One window from the genome of Cucumis melo cultivar AY chromosome 12, USDA_Cmelo_AY_1.0, whole genome shotgun sequence encodes:
- the LOC127144382 gene encoding ACT domain-containing protein ACR4-like: MDCWSLSLPLDDEFKKLVNRMNPHRVTIDNDSIRKATPIKVDSANKRGSLLEVVQVLNDLNLIIRRAYIVICLVWNYSWFCCVFHWQSLDFFSRVLEYPRFPLKLL, from the exons ATGGATTGTTGGTCCCTTTCTCTCCCTCTCGACGACGAGTTCAAGAAGCTCGTCAATCGTATGAACCCTCACag GGTTACCATTGATAATGATTCCATTAGAAAAGCTACTCCGATTaag GTTGATAGTGCTAATAAGCGAGGGAGTTTACTGGAAGTGGTTCAGGTTCTTAATGATTTGAATCTCATAATTAGACGAGCTTACATAGTTATTTGCCTCGTTTGGAATTACAGCTGGTTTTGTTGTGTTTTTCATTGGCAATCCTTAGATTTCTTCTCAAGGGTTTTGGAGTATCCAAGATTTCCTCTCAAATTATTGTAA